Proteins from a genomic interval of Crassostrea angulata isolate pt1a10 chromosome 7, ASM2561291v2, whole genome shotgun sequence:
- the LOC128191203 gene encoding protein diaphanous homolog 1-like isoform X1, which yields MDKDRKGKDRKSTSFFHRPKKKDEKDKKASTLPGLSEGIAGMAMESMSQWEVNEKFEIMLDNLNLTEEKKKPLRQKGMEEKKAMLRMQLNADKIEVGSDHPAAFLEKLNNPELQGEERLEIFKSLKVLLTSKPVSWVKEFGEDGLNMLLKHLVHCCNRTKETMRKEERQSRLECVKCIKAFMNNTFGLTKMLESDEGLSILSRCLDPTDPDTMMLCVSILAAVCIYNPPLGHEKVLEGLTISAEMKDMDRFDMIITGLGMGINLPLQVGCMQLVNAIICTPQDQLDYRLHLRNEFMRCGLQNMIKHLDEQDNEELQVQLGTFHGQADYDQEEIIQRFELTKVDMTDADHCFEMLKQMNSADKENERCFLSILQHLLCVRDDFFVRTEYYRLIEECLTQIVLHKDGVDPDFKKTKRFDIKTEKFIDELGERRKEITELEKRVSQLEPSAENLPKVQAQLDLAMIAKQEIESKAQIMEEQYMTKVNEADEKKEQLENKLKELDAEMNSKLMEVKEQKEKIEEDFLNMRVNKDKEIAKLKEQVKSRPAIVDMDIARPMNVKASTPTPPTQVKNASVQTTEELLPVAQPSQPTQTPAPPSGAPAPPPAPPPPPLPPGVTIPAPPPAPPLPPGTPAPPPAPAPPPAPPLPGGVAPPPAPPPPPPIPGAPAPPPAPPPPFGAPVPPPPPPPPGGAPIPPPPPPLPGGIPPPPPPPGGAPPPPPPPGAPGFAPGPPKPVVPQLPYGMKPKKKYEVKEQTKRINWEKIPTNKLKEDSFWVKAEEARFEDDFIFQSLVENFSVKKPVKKDAQVEVANEKKGKKVKDLRVLDPKSAMNLSMLLGSLKTPYKEIRRRILEVDAEHLTTGMLEQLIKYLPEPEQIKELGALKEEYDDLAEAEQFIATISDIKRIKPRLQSILFKMTFSEVVDGIKPDLMAATVALEEIKTNTKFARILELILLVGNYLNSGSRNAQSLGFDISFLSKLKNTKTQDNKSTLVHFLVSIIEEKYPDLVQFQDDFTYLEKASKVSDESIQGNFRSIEKSLKQVKGDLENCKKSSMEGDKFPEVMESFIGDAKGQFEVLNNMYNKMNSLFEDMSKYYCFDKKKYNMEDFFGDIKIFQDSFKQALKDNAKQRETNARLQRAKEAKERAQKEKEERMAARKEDEIQGKRIPTRGLGPKDDDLKGAMDNLLDALKTGSAFNTARRKRNPRPHGDGEVKGMRKKPIDIMAMQEDC from the exons atgGATAAAGACAGAAAAGGAAAAGATAGGAAGAGCACAAGTTTT TTTCATCGTCCAAAGAAGAAAgatgaaaaagataaaaaagctAGCACTCTTCCTGGGTTGTCAGAAGGAATTGCTGGAATGGCCATGGAAAGTATGTCTCAGTGGGAGGTCAATGAAAAGTTTGAGATAATGCTG gACAACCTGAATTTGACTGAGGAGAAGAAGAAGCCCTTAAGGCAGAAAGGCATGGAAGAGAAAAAGGCCATGTTGAGAATGCAGTTGAATGCTGACAAA ATTGAGGTGGGATCAGATCATCCTGCAGCATTTCTTGAAAAGTTGAACAATCCAGAGTTACAGGGAGAAGAGAGACTAGAGATATTTAAGTCTCTGAAGGTTTTACTGACAAGTAAACCAGTCAG ctggGTGAAAGAATTTGGTGAAGATGGTTTGAATATGCTGTTGAAACATCTTGTTCATTGCTGCAACAG AACAAAGGAAACCATGAG gaaAGAAGAGAGGCAAAGTAGACTGGAATGTGTGAAGTGCATAAAAGCTTTCATGAACAATACT TTTGGCCTGACAAAGATGCTTGAGAGTGACGAAGGGCTCTCCATTTTATCCCGGTGCTTAGACCCAACTGACCCAGACACCATGATGTTGTGTGTCAGTATTTTGGCTGCAGTCTGTATCTACAACCCACCACTTGG ACATGAGAAGGTGTTGGAGGGTCTGACCATCAGTGCTGAGATGAAGGACATGGATCGTTTTGACATGATCATCACTGGTCTGGGTATGGGGATAAATCTTCCTCTCCAGGTCGGCTGTATGCAGCTGGTCAATGCCATCATCTGTACACCTCAGGATCAACTAGATTACAGGCTTCATCTCAGAAACGAGTTCATGAGATGTGGGCTCCAAAACATGATCAAg CATCTAGATGAACAGGATAATGAAGAGCTTCAGGTACAGCTGGGAACATTTCACGGCCAGGCGGATTACGATCAGGAGGAGATAATCCAAAGATTCGAACTCACCAAAGTGGACATGAC AGATGCTGATCATTGCTTTGAAATGCTGAAGCAGATGAATTCTGCGGACAAGGAGAATGAGCGATGCTTCCTGTCCATCCTTCAGCACCTGCTCTGTGTGAGAGATGACTTCTTTGTCAG GACTGAGTATTATCGACTGATAGAGGAATGTCTGACCCAGATCGTTCTACACAAAGACGGAGTAGACCCCGACTTCAAGAAGACTAAAAGATTCGACATCAAAACGGAGAAGTTCATAG ATGAGCTTGGAGAAAGAAGGAAGGAGATTACAGAGCTAGAGAAGAGGGTGTCACAGCTGGAACCAAGTGCAGAGAACCTTCCCAAAGTTCAGGCCCAGCTAGACTTAGCCATGATAGCCAAGCAGGAGATAGAGTCAAAGGCCCAGATCATGGAGGAACAATACATGACGAAGGTCAATGAAGCTGATGAAAAGAAAGAGCAGTTGGAGAACAAGCTCAAGGAACTGGATGCTGAGATGAACTCCAAGCTAATGGAAGTCAAGGAGCAGAAGGAAAAGATTGAGGAAGACTTCCTCAATATGAGGGTGAACAAAGATAAGGAAATTGCTAAACTGAAGGAACAG gTTAAAAGTCGGCCAGCCATTGTAGATATGGACATTGCACGACCAATGAATGTCAAGGCATCGACTCCAACCCCGCCCACTCAAGTCAAAAATGCATCAGTACAGACCACAGAGGAACTCCTTCCAGTAGCACAGCCATCACAGCCCACACAAACACCAGCCCCTCCCTCTGGTGCCCCAGCCCCTCCTCCTGCCCCACCCCCACCTCCACTTCCACCAGGGGTAACAATTCCTGCCCCTCCCCCTGCTCCTCCACTGCCTCCAGGTACCCCAGCCCCTCCTCCAGCACCTGCCCCACCTCCTGCTCCCCCTCTCCCTGGTGGTGTAGCACCTCCCCCAGCCCCTCCCCCTCCTCCCCCAATACCTGGTGCTCCAGCACCTCCCCCAGCCCCTCCACCTCCATTTGGTGCCCCAGTTCCTCCCcctccacccccaccccctggTGGTGCCCCAATTCCTCCACCACCTCCTCCCTTACCAGGTGGTATACCCCCACCACCCCCTCCTCCTGGTGGTGCCCCTCCCCCACCACCTCCCCCAGGTGCCCCTGGGTTTGCACCAGGTCCACCTAAACCTGTTGTACCTCAGTTGCCCTATGGAATGAAGCCAAAGAAGAAGTATGAAGTTAAGGAGCAAACAAAACGTATCAATTGGGAAAAG ATACCAACTAATAAACTCAAGGAAGACTCATTTTGGGTCAAAGCAGAAGAGGCCAGGTTTGAAGATGACTTCATATTTCAGTCATTAGTGGAGAACTTCAGTGTCAAAAAGC CTGTGAAAAAGGATGCTCAAGTTGAGGTAGCAAATGAAAAGAAAGGTAAAAAGGTCAAGGATCTCCGAGTGCTGGATCCCAAATCTGCCATGAATCTCT CTATGTTGCTAGGATCTCTGAAGACTCCGTACAAGGAAATTCGTCGTAGAATCCTGGAGGTGGACGCCGAACACCTGACCACGGGAATGCTGGAACAACTCATCAAGTACCTACCCGAGCCCGAGCAGATCAAGGAGCTGGGCGCACTCAAGGAGGAGTACGATGATCTCGCCGAGGCTGAGCAGTTCATTGCCACG ATCTCAGATATCAAGAGAATCAAGCCGCGTCTGCAGTCCATACTTTTCAAGATGACATTTAGTGAAGTGGTGGATGGCATCAAGCCG GATTTGATGGCAGCAACTGTAGCCTTGGAAGAAATCAAGACCAACACAAAGTTTGCACGTATTCTGGAACTCATTTTGCTGGTTGGAAATTATCTGAACTCAGGCTCCAGGAATGCACAGTCTTTGGGATTTGACATCAGTTTCCTTAGCAAG CTGAAGAATACAAAAACACAGGACAACAAGTCGACGTTAGTACACTTTCTGGTTAGTATAATCGAGGAGAAATATCCGGATCTGGTGCAGTTCCAGGACGACTTTACTTACCTGGAAAAAGCCTCCAAAG TTTCGGATGAGTCGATTCAGGGAAACTTCCGTTCCATCGAAAAATCTCTGAAGCAGGTGAAAGGTGATTTGGAAAACTGTAAGAAGTCCTCAATGGAAGGAGACAAGTTCCCAGAAGTCATGGAGA GTTTTATAGGTGATGCTAAAGGCCAGTTTGAAGTACTGAACAATATGTACAATAAGATGAATAGTCTGTTTGAAGATATGAGCAAATACTATTGTTTTGACAAGAAGAAATACAACATGGAGGATTTCTTTGGCgacatcaaaatatttcaagacAGCTTTAAG CAAGCCCTCAAGGATAATGCTAAACAAAGAGAGACCAATGCTAGATTACAACGTGCTAAAGAAGCCAAAGAGCGTGCTCAAAAAGAGAAGGAAGAGAGAATGGCAGCTCGCAAAG AGGATGAAATCCAGGGCAAGAGAATTCCAACACGAGGACTTGGCCCAAAGG ATGATGATTTGAAGGGTGCAATGGACAATCTGCTTGATGCACTGAAGACAGGATCAGCATTCAACACGGCCCGCAGGAAGAGAAATCCAAGACCTCATG GTGATGGAGAAGTGAAAGGAATGAGGAAGAAACCAATAGATATTATGGCCATGCAGGAAGATTGCTGA
- the LOC128191203 gene encoding protein diaphanous homolog 1-like isoform X2: MDKDRKGKDRKSTSFFHRPKKKDEKDKKASTLPGLSEGIAGMAMESMSQWEVNEKFEIMLDNLNLTEEKKKPLRQKGMEEKKAMLRMQLNADKIEVGSDHPAAFLEKLNNPELQGEERLEIFKSLKVLLTSKPVSWVKEFGEDGLNMLLKHLVHCCNRKEERQSRLECVKCIKAFMNNTFGLTKMLESDEGLSILSRCLDPTDPDTMMLCVSILAAVCIYNPPLGHEKVLEGLTISAEMKDMDRFDMIITGLGMGINLPLQVGCMQLVNAIICTPQDQLDYRLHLRNEFMRCGLQNMIKHLDEQDNEELQVQLGTFHGQADYDQEEIIQRFELTKVDMTDADHCFEMLKQMNSADKENERCFLSILQHLLCVRDDFFVRTEYYRLIEECLTQIVLHKDGVDPDFKKTKRFDIKTEKFIDELGERRKEITELEKRVSQLEPSAENLPKVQAQLDLAMIAKQEIESKAQIMEEQYMTKVNEADEKKEQLENKLKELDAEMNSKLMEVKEQKEKIEEDFLNMRVNKDKEIAKLKEQVKSRPAIVDMDIARPMNVKASTPTPPTQVKNASVQTTEELLPVAQPSQPTQTPAPPSGAPAPPPAPPPPPLPPGVTIPAPPPAPPLPPGTPAPPPAPAPPPAPPLPGGVAPPPAPPPPPPIPGAPAPPPAPPPPFGAPVPPPPPPPPGGAPIPPPPPPLPGGIPPPPPPPGGAPPPPPPPGAPGFAPGPPKPVVPQLPYGMKPKKKYEVKEQTKRINWEKIPTNKLKEDSFWVKAEEARFEDDFIFQSLVENFSVKKPVKKDAQVEVANEKKGKKVKDLRVLDPKSAMNLSMLLGSLKTPYKEIRRRILEVDAEHLTTGMLEQLIKYLPEPEQIKELGALKEEYDDLAEAEQFIATISDIKRIKPRLQSILFKMTFSEVVDGIKPDLMAATVALEEIKTNTKFARILELILLVGNYLNSGSRNAQSLGFDISFLSKLKNTKTQDNKSTLVHFLVSIIEEKYPDLVQFQDDFTYLEKASKVSDESIQGNFRSIEKSLKQVKGDLENCKKSSMEGDKFPEVMEGFIGDAKGQFEVLNNMYNKMNSLFEDMSKYYCFDKKKYNMEDFFGDIKIFQDSFKQALKDNAKQRETNARLQRAKEAKERAQKEKEERMAARKEDEIQGKRIPTRGLGPKDDDLKGAMDNLLDALKTGSAFNTARRKRNPRPHGDGEVKGMRKKPIDIMAMQEDC, from the exons atgGATAAAGACAGAAAAGGAAAAGATAGGAAGAGCACAAGTTTT TTTCATCGTCCAAAGAAGAAAgatgaaaaagataaaaaagctAGCACTCTTCCTGGGTTGTCAGAAGGAATTGCTGGAATGGCCATGGAAAGTATGTCTCAGTGGGAGGTCAATGAAAAGTTTGAGATAATGCTG gACAACCTGAATTTGACTGAGGAGAAGAAGAAGCCCTTAAGGCAGAAAGGCATGGAAGAGAAAAAGGCCATGTTGAGAATGCAGTTGAATGCTGACAAA ATTGAGGTGGGATCAGATCATCCTGCAGCATTTCTTGAAAAGTTGAACAATCCAGAGTTACAGGGAGAAGAGAGACTAGAGATATTTAAGTCTCTGAAGGTTTTACTGACAAGTAAACCAGTCAG ctggGTGAAAGAATTTGGTGAAGATGGTTTGAATATGCTGTTGAAACATCTTGTTCATTGCTGCAACAG gaaAGAAGAGAGGCAAAGTAGACTGGAATGTGTGAAGTGCATAAAAGCTTTCATGAACAATACT TTTGGCCTGACAAAGATGCTTGAGAGTGACGAAGGGCTCTCCATTTTATCCCGGTGCTTAGACCCAACTGACCCAGACACCATGATGTTGTGTGTCAGTATTTTGGCTGCAGTCTGTATCTACAACCCACCACTTGG ACATGAGAAGGTGTTGGAGGGTCTGACCATCAGTGCTGAGATGAAGGACATGGATCGTTTTGACATGATCATCACTGGTCTGGGTATGGGGATAAATCTTCCTCTCCAGGTCGGCTGTATGCAGCTGGTCAATGCCATCATCTGTACACCTCAGGATCAACTAGATTACAGGCTTCATCTCAGAAACGAGTTCATGAGATGTGGGCTCCAAAACATGATCAAg CATCTAGATGAACAGGATAATGAAGAGCTTCAGGTACAGCTGGGAACATTTCACGGCCAGGCGGATTACGATCAGGAGGAGATAATCCAAAGATTCGAACTCACCAAAGTGGACATGAC AGATGCTGATCATTGCTTTGAAATGCTGAAGCAGATGAATTCTGCGGACAAGGAGAATGAGCGATGCTTCCTGTCCATCCTTCAGCACCTGCTCTGTGTGAGAGATGACTTCTTTGTCAG GACTGAGTATTATCGACTGATAGAGGAATGTCTGACCCAGATCGTTCTACACAAAGACGGAGTAGACCCCGACTTCAAGAAGACTAAAAGATTCGACATCAAAACGGAGAAGTTCATAG ATGAGCTTGGAGAAAGAAGGAAGGAGATTACAGAGCTAGAGAAGAGGGTGTCACAGCTGGAACCAAGTGCAGAGAACCTTCCCAAAGTTCAGGCCCAGCTAGACTTAGCCATGATAGCCAAGCAGGAGATAGAGTCAAAGGCCCAGATCATGGAGGAACAATACATGACGAAGGTCAATGAAGCTGATGAAAAGAAAGAGCAGTTGGAGAACAAGCTCAAGGAACTGGATGCTGAGATGAACTCCAAGCTAATGGAAGTCAAGGAGCAGAAGGAAAAGATTGAGGAAGACTTCCTCAATATGAGGGTGAACAAAGATAAGGAAATTGCTAAACTGAAGGAACAG gTTAAAAGTCGGCCAGCCATTGTAGATATGGACATTGCACGACCAATGAATGTCAAGGCATCGACTCCAACCCCGCCCACTCAAGTCAAAAATGCATCAGTACAGACCACAGAGGAACTCCTTCCAGTAGCACAGCCATCACAGCCCACACAAACACCAGCCCCTCCCTCTGGTGCCCCAGCCCCTCCTCCTGCCCCACCCCCACCTCCACTTCCACCAGGGGTAACAATTCCTGCCCCTCCCCCTGCTCCTCCACTGCCTCCAGGTACCCCAGCCCCTCCTCCAGCACCTGCCCCACCTCCTGCTCCCCCTCTCCCTGGTGGTGTAGCACCTCCCCCAGCCCCTCCCCCTCCTCCCCCAATACCTGGTGCTCCAGCACCTCCCCCAGCCCCTCCACCTCCATTTGGTGCCCCAGTTCCTCCCcctccacccccaccccctggTGGTGCCCCAATTCCTCCACCACCTCCTCCCTTACCAGGTGGTATACCCCCACCACCCCCTCCTCCTGGTGGTGCCCCTCCCCCACCACCTCCCCCAGGTGCCCCTGGGTTTGCACCAGGTCCACCTAAACCTGTTGTACCTCAGTTGCCCTATGGAATGAAGCCAAAGAAGAAGTATGAAGTTAAGGAGCAAACAAAACGTATCAATTGGGAAAAG ATACCAACTAATAAACTCAAGGAAGACTCATTTTGGGTCAAAGCAGAAGAGGCCAGGTTTGAAGATGACTTCATATTTCAGTCATTAGTGGAGAACTTCAGTGTCAAAAAGC CTGTGAAAAAGGATGCTCAAGTTGAGGTAGCAAATGAAAAGAAAGGTAAAAAGGTCAAGGATCTCCGAGTGCTGGATCCCAAATCTGCCATGAATCTCT CTATGTTGCTAGGATCTCTGAAGACTCCGTACAAGGAAATTCGTCGTAGAATCCTGGAGGTGGACGCCGAACACCTGACCACGGGAATGCTGGAACAACTCATCAAGTACCTACCCGAGCCCGAGCAGATCAAGGAGCTGGGCGCACTCAAGGAGGAGTACGATGATCTCGCCGAGGCTGAGCAGTTCATTGCCACG ATCTCAGATATCAAGAGAATCAAGCCGCGTCTGCAGTCCATACTTTTCAAGATGACATTTAGTGAAGTGGTGGATGGCATCAAGCCG GATTTGATGGCAGCAACTGTAGCCTTGGAAGAAATCAAGACCAACACAAAGTTTGCACGTATTCTGGAACTCATTTTGCTGGTTGGAAATTATCTGAACTCAGGCTCCAGGAATGCACAGTCTTTGGGATTTGACATCAGTTTCCTTAGCAAG CTGAAGAATACAAAAACACAGGACAACAAGTCGACGTTAGTACACTTTCTGGTTAGTATAATCGAGGAGAAATATCCGGATCTGGTGCAGTTCCAGGACGACTTTACTTACCTGGAAAAAGCCTCCAAAG TTTCGGATGAGTCGATTCAGGGAAACTTCCGTTCCATCGAAAAATCTCTGAAGCAGGTGAAAGGTGATTTGGAAAACTGTAAGAAGTCCTCAATGGAAGGAGACAAGTTCCCAGAAGTCATGGAG GGTTTTATAGGTGATGCTAAAGGCCAGTTTGAAGTACTGAACAATATGTACAATAAGATGAATAGTCTGTTTGAAGATATGAGCAAATACTATTGTTTTGACAAGAAGAAATACAACATGGAGGATTTCTTTGGCgacatcaaaatatttcaagacAGCTTTAAG CAAGCCCTCAAGGATAATGCTAAACAAAGAGAGACCAATGCTAGATTACAACGTGCTAAAGAAGCCAAAGAGCGTGCTCAAAAAGAGAAGGAAGAGAGAATGGCAGCTCGCAAAG AGGATGAAATCCAGGGCAAGAGAATTCCAACACGAGGACTTGGCCCAAAGG ATGATGATTTGAAGGGTGCAATGGACAATCTGCTTGATGCACTGAAGACAGGATCAGCATTCAACACGGCCCGCAGGAAGAGAAATCCAAGACCTCATG GTGATGGAGAAGTGAAAGGAATGAGGAAGAAACCAATAGATATTATGGCCATGCAGGAAGATTGCTGA